One genomic region from Amia ocellicauda isolate fAmiCal2 chromosome 4, fAmiCal2.hap1, whole genome shotgun sequence encodes:
- the e2f8 gene encoding transcription factor E2F8, translating into MTSALEDLKKIRHKPHPSVSDSPGTTDAKGIVFVEPQTLEIKTPQKVSTSRSVSGDSQQEMGSLTTPTKGKDSPACEPWTPTANLKILISAASPEIRNREKELCLEDTDVTAASDCSQEHIFGDDPDKLQTSRKEKSLGLLCHKFLARYPDYPNPAVNNDICLDEVAEKLSVERRRIYDIVNVLESLHMVSRLAKNRYTWHGRGHLTQTLRELRRVGEDQKYAEQMQHIKQKHYEREFDSDNDEKENEDMPRPSDADNEAAQKEMYFVELPGMEFRAASVNSRKDKSLRVMSQKFVMLFLVSKPRVVSLEVAAKILIGEDQVVDLDKSKFKTKIRRLYDIANVLSSLELITKVHVTEERGRKPAFKWTGPEDFPAVKGETAPSTTTSLPSGPLESRSSIENCTKKLFPASSSKHSFTRHASLVKLAKSIQDDRRKINSAPTSPVKMTSDSTDSDLYPSRMAQLAAICKLQLDEQSKKSKRKPKHDATNIQKPKGKTAKTTGAAELLSSKDPSVNTAAQMKTPVQPCRAVPCAPSQYAQMIPVILPQNPSGAPYAIYLHTSVRPVANPASLAVRSMTFEEKTGESPSDNVDGGRHRTHAGKDAAAAERETDGSQKNRPLSPERGLKRSRTGTHPGDVSPKMKKKTQANSGVSPPSEPGLYDVSQARLKARRGLVSSRPSPRALHLDPEFINTPENRGSEQLDESVEKFLEKDSDSEAGLTPLRTVQMQELIVPSGHLHAEALIPTGYLIPISQQSLFGYQGSQSPDREGAKIIGPCLKSYQTPITAVTPTSFAHGATLPHSSPSVSVASFPVLNQSSPSFAPGQRVSGPSPAIINFTLQNLGLISAGSPSAMATPTDQASPVPAQLSFQPGGMIFVKPMSPIPLQQQLPGQAVTLISLQQPALLTTPKGNQSAQQSFFHTPVSALSPLATVASKASPTVRQNVYIPQRKLEVSTEDQ; encoded by the exons ATGACAAGTGCCTtagaggatttaaaaaaaataagacacaAACCACATCCAAGTGTCTCTGATTCCCCGGGTACAACCGATGCAAAG GGCATTGTATTTGTAGAGCCACAAACACTGGAAATAAAAACTCCACAGAAGGTCTCTACCTCACGTTCTGTGTCCGGAGATTCCCAACAAGAGATGGGGTCTCTGACGACACCAACCAAGGGAAAAGATTCTCCTGCCTGCGAGCCCTGGACCCCAACAGCAAACCTCAAGATCCTCATCAGTGCAGCTAGCCCCGAGATCAGGAACCGGGAGAAAGAGCTGTGCCTGGAAGACACAGACGTCACAGCGGCCAGCGACTGCTCTcag GAACACATTTTTGGGGATGATCCAGACAAACTTCAGACCAGCAGAAAGGAAAAAAGCTTGGGTCTACTCTGCCATAAATTCCTAGCACGATACCCTGATTATCCCAACCCTGCTGTCAACAACGATATCTGTCTCGATGAAGTAGCTGAAAAACTGA GTGTGGAACGAAGACGCATTTATGACATTGTCAACGTGCTGGAAAGCTTGCACATGGTCAGTCGCCTTGCAAAGAACCGCTATACCTGGCATGGCCGTGGGCACCTCACTCAGACACTGCGAGAGCTCAGGAGGGTGGGGGAAGATCAGAAATACGCCGAGCAGATGCAGCACATCAAACAGAAACATTACGAGAGGGAATTCGACTCTGACAATGACGAGAAAGAAAATGAGGACATGCCCAGACCGAGCGATGCGGACAACGAAGCTGCACAAAAGGAGATGTATTTTGTAGAATTGCCAGGGATGGAGTTCAGAGCCG CCTCTGTCAACAGCAGGAAGGACAAGTCCCTGCGAGTGATGAGTCAGAAGTTCGTAATGTTGTTCCTGGTTTCCAAACCCCGAGTGGTCAGTCTCGAAGTCGCAGCTAAGATTCTCATCGGAGAAGATCAGGTGGTCGATCTGGATAAGAGCAAGTTCAAAA CCAAGATTCGCAGACTGTATGACATTGCTAACGTCTTGAGCAGTCTGGAGCTGATAACGAAGGTGCACGTCACAGAGGAGAGAGGACGGAAGCCGGCGTTCAAGTGGACGGGGCCGGAGGACTTCCCGGCTGTTAAGG GTGAAACCGCTCCATCAACCACTACTTCACTTCCATCTGGGCCGTTAGAATCGAGGTCATCGATCGAGAACTGTACCAAAAAGCTTTTCCCCGCGTCCAGTTCGAAGCACAGTTTCACCCGACACGCATCCCTGGTCAAGCTGGCAAAGAGCATCCAGGATGACCGAAGGAAAATAAACTCGGCACCTACCAGTCCCGTCAAAATGACAA GCGATTCCACCGACTCTGACTTGTATCCGAGTAGAATGGCCCAACTAGCTGCTATCTGCAAACTTCAACTAGACGAACAATCAAA AAAAAGCAAAAGGAAACCCAAACACGACGCCACAAACATTCAAAAGCCAAAAGgaaaaactgctaaaacaacagGAGCAGCCGAGCTGCTCTCGAGTAAAGACCCGAGTGTCAACACTGCGGCTCAGATGAAAACCCCCGTTCAGCCCTGCAGGGCAGTTCCCTGTGCCCCCTCTCAATACGCGCAGATGATCCCCGTGATTCTACCGCAGAACCCGAGCGGAGCGCCTTATGCGATCTATTTGCATACGTCTGTGCGGCCTGTAGCGAATCCCGCTAGCTTGGCCGTACGGTCTATGACGTTTGAAGAGAAGACTGGAGAAAGCCCGTCTGACAACGTGGACGGCGGACGACACAGGACACACGCTGGGAAGGACGCCGCGGCTGCGGAGAGGGAGACTGATGGGTCACAAAAGAATCGCCCTCTCAGTCCTGAAAGGGGCCTGAAACGATCGCGCACAGGAACACACCCTGGAGACGTCTCTCCCAAGATGAAGAAGAAGACCCAAGCCAATTCAGGG GTCTCGCCTCCCAGTGAGCCGGGGCTGTACGACGTGTCCCAGGCGAGGCTGAAGGCACGCAGGGGACTGGTGTCCAGCCGCCCATCCCCCCGGGCCCTGCACTTGGATCCGGAGTTCATCAACACTCCAGAGAACAGGGGCTCCGAGCAGCTGGACGAAAGTGTGGAGAAATTCCTCGAGAAGGACTCTGACAGTGAAGCTGGACTCACTCCTCTACGCACAGTGCAGATGCAAGAGCTCATTGTGCCTTCGGGGCATCTGCACGCTGAG gCACTTATACCAACGGGCTACCTCATTCCCATCTCGCAGCAATCCCTGTTCGGGTACCAGGGTTCCCAGTCCCCTGACAGAGAGGGTGCAAAGATCATAGGTCCATGTCTTAAAAGCTACCAGACCCCCATCACAG CTGTGACGCCCACGAGCTTTGCCCACGGCGCGACACTTCCTCATTCGAGCCCCTCGGTTTCGGTCGCCTCTTTCCCGGTGCTCAACCAGTCCAGCCCCTCCTTCGCCCCAGGCCAGCGTGTCAGTGGCCCCAGCCCGGCAATAATCAACTTCACGCTGCAGAACCTGGGGCTGATCTCGGCAGGGAGTCCCAGCGCCATGGCCACACCCACGGACCAGGCGAGTCCGGTCCCGGCCCAGCTGAGTTTCCAGCCGGGGGGAATGATCTTTGTGAAGCCCATGTCTCCGATTCCACTTCAGCAACAGCTGCCCGGTCAAGCTGTGACTTTAATCAGCTTACAGCAG cCTGCTCTTCTGACGACTCCCAAAGGAAACCAGTCTGCCCAGCAGAGTTTCTTCCACACCCCAGTGTCCGCCCTGTCCCCACTGGCTACGGTGGCCTCTAAAGCCAGTCCCACTGTGCGCCAAAATGTTTACATACCACAGAGGAAGCTGGAAGTCAGCACTGAGGACCAATAA